In Fibrobacter sp. UWB10, a single window of DNA contains:
- a CDS encoding peptidylprolyl isomerase → MRSFKFVSRGILTVALAAGIASAQLLNSKSLDVIRVEKVGISAGKIDSLAKMLGEQQFRGKKIDDKTMTQLRYAVIDNLVGQELIKLEAKKLGIKVSQGKVDSLTKLFKAQFPSEDAFQKELKKSNTTMAQFKEKIEDQLKSEAILEKKVPYPKDPTEKQKEAFWELNKTKVQVNDSISGARIVIYTKGKSKQEIEDAKDMLKGLAAQVRSKKATFAQLAAMYSDDQTAKKTGGVMAKFVAKSKGDAFVKAVNKIKVGEITEVYTDKDGVAIFMLTERNDGKYESYKHQIDYILRMQAEQERQAQLKAYLDGLGKAYKVQYLDAKYTPPQAIGASK, encoded by the coding sequence ATGCGTTCTTTTAAATTTGTTTCTCGCGGTATTTTGACGGTCGCTTTGGCTGCCGGTATCGCCTCTGCTCAGTTGTTGAATTCCAAGAGCCTGGACGTGATTCGCGTCGAAAAGGTCGGTATTTCTGCCGGTAAGATTGATAGCCTTGCTAAAATGCTCGGCGAACAGCAGTTCCGTGGCAAGAAGATTGATGATAAGACCATGACTCAGCTCCGTTATGCCGTTATCGATAACTTGGTGGGTCAGGAACTCATTAAGCTCGAAGCCAAGAAGTTGGGTATCAAGGTTTCTCAGGGTAAGGTCGATAGTTTGACCAAGCTCTTCAAGGCTCAGTTCCCGAGCGAAGACGCCTTCCAGAAGGAACTCAAGAAGTCTAACACCACCATGGCTCAGTTCAAGGAAAAGATTGAAGACCAGCTGAAGAGCGAAGCAATCCTTGAAAAGAAGGTGCCGTATCCGAAGGATCCGACCGAAAAGCAGAAGGAAGCTTTCTGGGAACTCAACAAGACTAAGGTGCAAGTTAACGACTCCATTAGCGGTGCCCGCATCGTGATTTACACCAAGGGCAAGTCCAAACAGGAAATCGAAGACGCTAAGGACATGCTGAAGGGCCTCGCCGCTCAGGTGCGCAGCAAGAAGGCTACGTTTGCTCAGCTCGCTGCCATGTACAGCGACGACCAGACCGCCAAGAAGACTGGCGGCGTGATGGCTAAGTTCGTTGCCAAGTCTAAGGGTGATGCTTTTGTGAAGGCCGTGAACAAGATTAAGGTGGGCGAAATCACCGAAGTTTATACCGATAAGGACGGCGTTGCCATCTTTATGTTGACTGAACGTAACGATGGTAAGTACGAAAGCTACAAGCACCAGATCGACTACATTCTGCGTATGCAGGCCGAACAGGAACGTCAGGCTCAGCTGAAGGCTTACCTCGATGGTCTTGGAAAGGCTTACAAGGTTCAGTACCTCGACGCTAAGTACACTCCGCCGCAGGCTATCGGAGCTTCTAAGTAA
- a CDS encoding nitroreductase family protein, which translates to MEFIKLAQNRYSCRKFSDKAVEPEKLSLVLEAGRLSPTAVNGQPVTVKVLKSEAALAKLRGITRMAYNAPVVLMVCYDKDKCYSPVTYHDDFVSGDMDSSIVTTSMMMQATDLGLATLWARGFNASEIEKAFDFPANLKLACFLDVGYADPAEGGPSPRHPVRKPMSEFAEEI; encoded by the coding sequence ATGGAATTCATTAAACTCGCTCAAAATCGTTACAGCTGCCGCAAATTCAGCGACAAGGCTGTGGAACCCGAAAAACTCTCCCTCGTGCTCGAAGCAGGACGCCTTTCTCCGACGGCCGTGAATGGCCAGCCGGTGACGGTGAAAGTGCTCAAGTCGGAGGCCGCTCTTGCCAAGCTCCGCGGCATTACCCGCATGGCCTACAACGCCCCCGTGGTGCTCATGGTCTGCTACGACAAGGACAAGTGCTATTCTCCCGTGACCTACCACGACGATTTTGTGAGTGGCGATATGGATTCGAGCATCGTGACGACTTCGATGATGATGCAGGCGACCGACCTCGGCCTTGCCACCTTGTGGGCTCGTGGCTTCAACGCTTCTGAAATCGAAAAGGCCTTCGACTTCCCGGCAAACCTGAAACTCGCGTGTTTCTTGGATGTAGGCTACGCTGATCCTGCCGAAGGCGGCCCCTCGCCGAGACACCCCGTGCGTAAGCCCATGAGCGAATTCGCAGAAGAAATATAA
- a CDS encoding sodium-translocating pyrophosphatase — METFSIPVFWYTVPAASILALVAAFLFFKSMMKMDEGTPRMIEIAGYVREGALAYLKRQYRTVSVVFAILFLIFVILAFLGIQNPFVPVAFLTGGFFSGLCGFLGMKTATQASSRTAAGASKSLNQGLVTAFRSGAVMGLIVVGFGLLDISIWFYLLNFIYDHNIFGMGATLASKISMDFSDGLITNPAFGHAKMAEVTTTMLTFGMGASLQALFARVGGGIYTKAADVGADLVGKVEAGIPEDDPRNPATIADNVGDNVGDVAGMGADLYESYCGSILATAALGAALPGMSMHHVIAPMLVAAIGIILSIVGIFMVRTKDDANTKSLLHSLLVGTLGSSILILLALLVFVKLGLISWGIFGSVVAGLAAGVIIGQFTEFYTSDAYKPTRAIASRTQMGPATTIIEGISVGMYSTALPVITIVLGILASFGFAGGFSNISQGLYGVGFAAVGMLSTLGITLSTDAFGPIADNAGGNAEMAELPKKVRERTDELDMLGNTTAATGKGFAIGSAALTAMALLASYVEEIKLWLGKFAHDGAFEFGNVTFFSSSTALTSGAATNNSHWQILEGGIKAIANDGSLAALSIADASFGDFMNAFNLNLMNPMLLGGLFIGCMMTFVFCAMTIKAVGRAASSMVKEVRRQFKEIPGIMEGTGKPDYAKCVEISTHGAQREMLLPSLLAVIVPVVVGLFMGIAGVFGLLAGGLACGFSLACMLNNAGGAWDNAKKYIEKGNFGGKGSECHKAGVVGDTVGDPFKDTAGPSLNILIKLMTMVSLVFAGVIVAVGGL; from the coding sequence ATGGAAACATTCAGCATTCCTGTTTTTTGGTACACTGTTCCGGCAGCGTCAATTCTCGCCCTCGTAGCGGCATTCCTATTCTTCAAATCCATGATGAAAATGGATGAAGGAACGCCGCGCATGATAGAGATTGCGGGTTATGTCCGCGAAGGGGCACTCGCCTACCTCAAGCGCCAATACAGGACCGTCTCGGTCGTATTCGCCATTCTGTTCCTCATTTTCGTGATTCTCGCATTCCTCGGAATCCAGAATCCCTTTGTTCCGGTCGCATTCCTCACCGGCGGTTTCTTTAGCGGGCTCTGCGGATTCTTAGGCATGAAAACGGCAACGCAGGCAAGTTCAAGAACTGCCGCGGGCGCAAGCAAGAGCCTGAACCAAGGCCTCGTCACGGCATTCCGTTCTGGCGCGGTCATGGGACTGATTGTCGTCGGCTTTGGCCTGCTCGATATTTCCATCTGGTTCTACCTTCTGAACTTCATTTACGACCATAATATTTTCGGCATGGGCGCTACCCTTGCAAGCAAAATTTCGATGGACTTTTCGGACGGTTTGATTACGAATCCGGCTTTCGGTCACGCCAAGATGGCCGAAGTGACAACCACCATGCTGACCTTTGGCATGGGAGCCTCGCTGCAAGCGCTCTTTGCCCGCGTTGGCGGGGGTATCTACACGAAGGCGGCCGATGTCGGTGCAGACTTGGTCGGTAAAGTCGAAGCGGGAATTCCCGAAGACGATCCGCGAAACCCCGCCACCATCGCCGACAACGTCGGCGATAACGTCGGAGACGTTGCGGGCATGGGTGCAGACCTCTACGAATCTTACTGCGGATCCATCTTGGCGACAGCGGCGCTCGGCGCGGCCCTTCCTGGCATGAGCATGCACCATGTCATCGCCCCGATGCTTGTCGCGGCAATAGGCATCATTCTTTCGATTGTCGGCATTTTCATGGTGCGCACCAAAGATGACGCCAACACCAAGTCGCTCTTGCATTCCCTTCTCGTCGGAACGCTCGGATCTTCGATCCTTATTCTTTTGGCGCTCCTTGTCTTTGTCAAGTTGGGACTCATTTCGTGGGGCATTTTCGGATCTGTCGTCGCAGGCCTTGCCGCTGGCGTCATCATAGGACAGTTTACCGAGTTCTATACCTCCGACGCCTACAAGCCCACCCGCGCTATCGCTTCGCGCACGCAGATGGGCCCCGCCACGACAATCATCGAAGGCATTTCGGTCGGCATGTACTCCACCGCCCTCCCGGTGATTACCATCGTTCTCGGCATTCTCGCCTCCTTCGGTTTTGCAGGCGGTTTCAGTAACATTTCGCAGGGGCTTTACGGAGTCGGTTTCGCGGCCGTCGGTATGCTATCGACCCTCGGCATCACGCTTTCAACAGACGCCTTCGGGCCCATTGCCGACAATGCGGGCGGTAACGCCGAAATGGCAGAACTCCCCAAGAAAGTCCGCGAACGCACTGATGAACTCGACATGCTCGGCAATACGACCGCAGCGACAGGCAAGGGTTTTGCCATCGGGTCTGCAGCCCTTACCGCCATGGCACTCCTCGCCTCCTATGTCGAAGAAATCAAGCTCTGGCTCGGCAAATTCGCCCACGACGGCGCATTCGAATTCGGCAACGTCACCTTCTTCAGCAGTTCTACCGCGCTCACCTCTGGAGCAGCTACAAACAATTCGCATTGGCAAATTCTAGAAGGCGGCATCAAGGCCATCGCAAACGACGGTTCGCTCGCAGCGCTCTCTATTGCAGACGCTTCGTTCGGCGATTTCATGAACGCTTTCAACCTGAACCTGATGAACCCCATGCTTCTTGGCGGTCTCTTTATCGGCTGCATGATGACCTTCGTCTTCTGCGCCATGACCATCAAGGCGGTCGGCCGTGCAGCATCATCCATGGTCAAGGAAGTCCGCCGCCAGTTCAAGGAAATTCCCGGCATTATGGAAGGAACAGGCAAGCCGGACTACGCCAAATGCGTCGAAATTTCGACTCACGGAGCCCAGCGCGAAATGCTTCTGCCTTCGCTTCTCGCCGTCATTGTTCCGGTGGTTGTAGGCTTGTTCATGGGAATCGCAGGCGTATTCGGCCTGCTCGCCGGTGGGCTCGCTTGCGGATTCTCGCTCGCCTGCATGCTCAACAACGCAGGCGGTGCTTGGGACAACGCCAAGAAATATATCGAAAAAGGAAACTTCGGCGGGAAAGGCTCCGAATGTCACAAGGCAGGCGTTGTCGGCGATACCGTAGGCGATCCGTTCAAGGACACCGCGGGCCCCTCGCTGAACATCTTGATTAAATTGATGACGATGGTGAGTCTCGTGTTCGCAGGCGTCATCGTCGCGGTCGGCGGACTCTAG